The Kitasatospora paranensis genome has a window encoding:
- a CDS encoding helix-turn-helix domain-containing protein, whose protein sequence is MTIGKSPDRGNRRPSARTSRNAPGQPEQTAEPLTTDLPSIGRILTVARIDAGLTVDQVSSSTRVRVPIVHDIEQDDFSRCGGDFYARGHIRALARAVGVDGDELVARYDAAHGGAPAGRRPAQLLDTAPIKVKDHRRPNWTTPMVVAIVAVVALIGFNLVSGNSAAPAPGTAGEPLASARPSGASPSAQLPAPTQSLAPIAAAPADKVTVKLVAEKAASWVSAKDGKGKTIFANNLENGQDQTFTDAKQITLVLGNAGAVHVYVNGKDLGPAGADGQVVHVTYTPGDPQAG, encoded by the coding sequence GTGACCATCGGCAAGTCCCCCGACCGTGGCAACCGCCGGCCCTCCGCCCGCACGTCCCGGAACGCCCCGGGGCAGCCCGAGCAGACGGCCGAGCCGTTGACCACCGACCTCCCCAGCATCGGTCGTATCCTCACCGTCGCCCGGATCGACGCCGGGTTGACCGTCGATCAGGTCAGCTCGTCCACCCGTGTCCGGGTGCCGATCGTGCACGACATCGAGCAGGACGACTTCTCCCGCTGCGGGGGCGACTTCTACGCCCGCGGCCACATCCGGGCGCTGGCCCGCGCCGTCGGCGTGGACGGCGACGAGCTGGTCGCCCGGTACGACGCCGCGCACGGCGGCGCCCCGGCCGGCCGCCGCCCCGCCCAGCTGCTCGACACCGCACCGATCAAGGTCAAGGACCACCGCCGGCCGAACTGGACGACGCCCATGGTCGTCGCCATCGTCGCCGTGGTGGCCCTGATCGGCTTCAACCTGGTCAGCGGCAACTCCGCGGCCCCGGCCCCCGGCACCGCCGGCGAGCCGCTCGCCTCCGCCCGCCCGTCCGGCGCGAGCCCGTCCGCCCAGCTGCCGGCCCCCACCCAGAGCCTGGCGCCGATCGCCGCGGCCCCCGCGGACAAGGTCACCGTCAAGCTGGTCGCGGAGAAGGCCGCCAGCTGGGTCTCCGCCAAGGACGGCAAGGGCAAGACGATCTTCGCCAACAACCTCGAGAACGGCCAGGACCAGACCTTCACCGACGCCAAGCAGATCACTCTGGTGCTCGGCAACGCCGGCGCCGTGCACGTGTACGTCAACGGGAAGGACCTCGGTCCGGCGGGTGCGGACGGCCAGGTGGTGCACGTCACGTACACCCCGGGAGACCCGCAGGCAGGCTGA
- the pgsA gene encoding CDP-diacylglycerol--glycerol-3-phosphate 3-phosphatidyltransferase has translation MTKGPGAPTAARPGRPGAAPSPEPGLWNIANVLTMARLLLVPVFVALLFADGGHDPKWRAVAWASFAVAMITDVFDGELARRKGLITDFGKIADPIADKAIMGAALVGLSVLGDLPWWITAVILARELGITLMRFWVIRYAVIPASRGGKLKTLTQGIAVGMYVLVLTGPLATARAVVMAAAVLLTVGTGLDYVAQAVRLRREGLARERAGERAGR, from the coding sequence GTGACCAAGGGGCCCGGCGCCCCGACCGCGGCCCGCCCCGGCCGCCCCGGGGCCGCGCCGTCCCCCGAGCCGGGCCTCTGGAACATCGCCAACGTCCTGACGATGGCCCGGCTGCTGCTGGTGCCGGTGTTCGTGGCGCTGCTCTTCGCCGACGGCGGCCACGACCCGAAGTGGCGCGCGGTGGCGTGGGCCTCCTTCGCCGTCGCCATGATCACCGACGTCTTCGACGGCGAGCTGGCCCGCCGCAAGGGCCTGATCACCGACTTCGGCAAGATCGCCGACCCGATCGCGGACAAGGCGATCATGGGCGCGGCGCTGGTCGGCCTGTCCGTCCTGGGCGACCTGCCCTGGTGGATCACCGCGGTGATCCTCGCCCGCGAGCTCGGCATCACCCTGATGCGGTTCTGGGTCATCCGGTACGCCGTCATCCCGGCCAGCCGCGGCGGCAAGCTGAAGACGCTCACCCAGGGCATCGCGGTCGGCATGTACGTCCTCGTGCTGACCGGCCCGCTGGCGACCGCCCGGGCCGTCGTGATGGCCGCCGCGGTGCTGCTGACCGTCGGCACCGGGCTGGACTACGTCGCCCAGGCCGTGCGGCTGCGCCGCGAGGGCCTGGCCCGCGAACGGGCCGGCGAACGGGCCGGCCGGTGA
- a CDS encoding helix-turn-helix domain-containing protein codes for MILLRRLLGDVLRRQRQRQGRTLREVSAAARVSLGYLSEVERGQKEASSELLAAICDALDVRMSEVMREVSDELSLAELAAMATLSEGDLLRPVLEPVPLPAPGVDRAGSVPKASAMDVVAA; via the coding sequence ATGATCCTGCTCCGTCGCCTGCTGGGCGATGTGCTGCGTCGGCAGCGCCAGCGCCAGGGCCGCACACTCCGCGAGGTGTCGGCGGCCGCCAGGGTTTCGCTCGGGTACCTCTCCGAGGTGGAGCGCGGGCAGAAGGAGGCGTCCTCCGAGCTGCTCGCCGCCATCTGCGACGCCCTCGACGTCCGGATGTCCGAGGTCATGCGCGAGGTCAGCGACGAGCTGTCGCTCGCCGAACTTGCGGCGATGGCCACCCTCTCGGAGGGTGATCTGCTGAGGCCGGTTCTCGAACCGGTGCCGCTGCCGGCTCCCGGGGTCGACCGGGCCGGATCCGTGCCCAAGGCTTCCGCCATGGACGTGGTCGCGGCCTGA
- a CDS encoding DUF4190 domain-containing protein translates to MPDSPSPGSTASQQAPQTVPRGAGGLPAYPRQTAAGYYGPRHSGPNGNAVWSFVLGLAGAIPGGLVFGGIALSQIRDTGQSGTWLAVSGMVLSVLWIPVVVVALMGWKV, encoded by the coding sequence ATGCCCGACTCTCCCAGCCCCGGGTCCACCGCCTCGCAGCAGGCCCCGCAGACCGTCCCGCGCGGGGCCGGTGGGCTGCCGGCCTACCCGCGGCAGACGGCAGCGGGCTACTACGGGCCCCGGCACTCCGGACCGAACGGCAACGCCGTCTGGTCGTTCGTTCTGGGACTGGCCGGTGCGATCCCGGGCGGGCTGGTGTTCGGGGGCATCGCGCTGAGCCAGATCCGGGACACCGGCCAGAGCGGCACGTGGCTCGCCGTCAGCGGGATGGTGCTGTCCGTCCTGTGGATCCCGGTCGTGGTCGTGGCCCTGATGGGCTGGAAGGTGTGA
- a CDS encoding S8 family peptidase: protein MQRTGPAVGTARQHRRWLQLLLAMLLVALVLGGAVPFGSGTGRVYLSYLVLARSQDAHGATLAADQARAAGGRVVQEYPQIGAVLAYATGGFAQRLRTRPGIAAVGATRTAAVPSPPGPLNGADFRPAAESADGPDDTSLSDPAEQADWNLAMIGAGEPPDPAALVRTAAAPEPAPETGTPAVGDLRRVLVAVLDSGVDDTHPDLRAAVDPTASASCADGRPDARYGSWRPDEGVTESGHGTHVAGIVGAARDGHGVTGVAPGVRIAAVRLLGPLGQYYAENIVCGMLWAADHGARAINDSYFADPWKYNCPENQDQAALAQAVGRAVAYAQRRGAVVVASAGNDSQDLDAPRVDQRSPNDRTSGPAQDRVLGTECIRLPGELPGVVSVSAVDRSGLPAGYTNYGGNVTLAAPGGDPDSGVEGAVVSDWPGGRYAALAGTSMAAAHVTGAVALVAAEHPDWGPERITDHLTEAAAANCPLGPDGCTDRRYYGAGVLSVP from the coding sequence ATGCAGCGGACGGGCCCGGCCGTCGGCACCGCCCGGCAGCACCGCCGGTGGCTGCAGCTGCTGCTGGCGATGCTGCTGGTTGCCCTGGTGCTCGGCGGCGCCGTTCCGTTCGGCTCCGGCACCGGCCGCGTCTACCTCAGCTACCTCGTCCTCGCCCGCAGCCAGGACGCCCACGGCGCCACGCTCGCGGCCGACCAGGCCCGGGCGGCCGGCGGCCGGGTCGTCCAGGAGTACCCGCAGATCGGCGCCGTGCTCGCGTACGCCACCGGCGGCTTCGCCCAGCGGCTGCGCACCCGGCCCGGCATAGCGGCGGTGGGCGCCACCCGGACGGCCGCCGTGCCCAGCCCGCCCGGGCCACTGAACGGCGCCGACTTCCGCCCCGCCGCGGAGAGCGCGGACGGGCCCGACGACACCTCGCTCTCCGACCCCGCCGAGCAGGCCGACTGGAACCTCGCCATGATCGGCGCCGGCGAGCCGCCGGACCCCGCCGCGCTGGTGCGGACCGCCGCGGCGCCGGAACCCGCCCCCGAGACGGGCACGCCGGCCGTCGGCGACCTGCGCCGGGTCCTGGTCGCCGTACTGGACTCCGGGGTCGACGACACCCACCCCGACCTGCGCGCAGCCGTCGACCCGACCGCCTCGGCCTCCTGCGCGGACGGCCGCCCGGACGCCCGCTACGGCAGCTGGCGGCCCGACGAGGGGGTGACGGAGAGCGGCCACGGCACCCACGTGGCGGGCATCGTCGGCGCCGCCCGCGACGGCCACGGGGTCACCGGCGTCGCCCCCGGCGTACGGATCGCCGCCGTCCGGCTGCTCGGACCGCTCGGCCAGTACTACGCGGAGAACATCGTCTGCGGGATGCTCTGGGCCGCCGACCACGGCGCCAGGGCGATCAACGACAGCTACTTCGCCGATCCCTGGAAGTACAACTGCCCCGAGAACCAGGACCAGGCCGCCCTGGCCCAGGCGGTCGGCCGGGCGGTCGCCTACGCGCAGCGCCGCGGGGCGGTCGTCGTCGCCTCGGCCGGCAACGACAGCCAGGACCTCGACGCCCCCCGGGTCGACCAGCGCAGCCCCAACGACCGGACGTCCGGCCCGGCCCAGGACCGGGTCCTGGGCACCGAGTGCATCCGGCTGCCGGGCGAGCTGCCCGGGGTGGTCAGCGTCAGCGCGGTCGACCGCAGCGGCCTGCCGGCCGGGTACACCAACTACGGCGGCAACGTCACGCTCGCCGCGCCCGGCGGGGACCCGGACAGCGGGGTGGAGGGCGCCGTCGTCTCGGACTGGCCCGGCGGCCGCTACGCCGCGCTGGCCGGCACCTCGATGGCGGCCGCGCACGTCACCGGTGCGGTCGCGCTGGTCGCCGCCGAGCACCCCGACTGGGGGCCGGAGAGGATCACCGACCACCTCACCGAGGCGGCCGCCGCGAACTGCCCGCTCGGCCCGGACGGCTGCACCGACCGCCGGTACTACGGCGCCGGCGTGCTCTCCGTGCCGTGA
- a CDS encoding DUF3046 domain-containing protein — translation MRLTEFWRRMYEHFGEAYAESFAQDHVMSGLGGRTVRQALDGGWEAKDVWRVVCQDQGVAARLR, via the coding sequence ATGAGGCTGACCGAGTTCTGGCGACGGATGTACGAGCATTTCGGCGAGGCGTACGCGGAGTCCTTCGCGCAGGACCACGTGATGAGCGGGCTCGGCGGGCGCACGGTCCGTCAGGCGCTCGACGGCGGCTGGGAGGCGAAGGACGTCTGGCGGGTGGTCTGCCAGGACCAGGGTGTGGCCGCGCGGCTGCGCTGA
- a CDS encoding AI-2E family transporter — translation MGETGRVDSYPDTSTAGPRTEGPPTADPTPAEPPAGPGRHHLWGEPMPRWVPRAMLLALLLVGLFQLADWAFHQLIDLFVMLLVAFFLSLAMEPAVDRMAARGVRRGVGTFLVFIGVAVAVVGFLAALGTLLVDQVGRIAAELPHLLENLINWVNRSFHQDLSLNELQQKVLKDSGTVEKYAQQAAGNVWGLSSTVIGGLFQAFTVGLFTFYFTADGPRVRRTVCSLLPPAKQAEVLRAWEIALAKTGGYLYSRALLALASALAHWVMFQVVGLPYAAALAVWVGVMSQFVPTIGTYLAGALPVLVALTVRPVDGVWVLGFVIVYQQIENYLLHPRITARTVDVHPAVAFGSVIAGAALLGAVGALIAIPAAATLQGFVGTYVRRYEVATDPRIDRGEARRGRRERRRQAALRLRRMVGGGSPDEPAGQGRVDEPA, via the coding sequence ATGGGTGAGACTGGGCGAGTGGACAGCTACCCGGACACCAGCACCGCAGGGCCGAGGACCGAGGGCCCGCCGACCGCCGACCCGACGCCCGCGGAGCCGCCCGCCGGCCCCGGCCGGCACCACCTCTGGGGTGAGCCGATGCCGCGCTGGGTGCCGCGCGCGATGCTGCTCGCCCTGCTGCTGGTGGGGCTGTTCCAGCTCGCCGACTGGGCCTTCCACCAGCTGATCGACCTGTTCGTGATGCTGCTGGTGGCGTTCTTCCTGTCGCTGGCGATGGAGCCGGCGGTGGACCGGATGGCGGCCCGCGGGGTGCGCCGCGGAGTCGGCACCTTCCTGGTCTTCATCGGCGTCGCGGTCGCCGTGGTCGGCTTCCTCGCGGCGCTCGGCACCCTGCTGGTCGACCAGGTCGGCCGGATCGCCGCCGAGCTCCCGCACCTGCTGGAGAACCTGATCAACTGGGTCAACCGCTCGTTCCACCAGGACCTCTCGCTCAACGAGCTCCAGCAGAAGGTGCTGAAGGACTCCGGCACCGTCGAGAAGTACGCCCAGCAGGCCGCCGGCAACGTCTGGGGCCTGTCCAGCACGGTGATCGGCGGTCTCTTCCAGGCCTTCACGGTCGGGCTCTTCACCTTCTACTTCACCGCCGACGGCCCCCGGGTGCGGCGGACGGTCTGCTCGCTGCTGCCGCCCGCCAAGCAGGCCGAGGTGCTGCGGGCCTGGGAGATCGCGCTGGCCAAGACCGGCGGCTACCTCTACTCGCGGGCGCTGCTGGCGCTCGCCTCGGCCCTCGCGCACTGGGTGATGTTCCAGGTCGTCGGGCTGCCGTACGCGGCAGCGCTGGCGGTCTGGGTCGGCGTGATGTCGCAGTTCGTCCCGACCATCGGCACCTACCTCGCGGGGGCGCTGCCGGTGCTGGTGGCGCTGACCGTGCGACCGGTGGACGGGGTCTGGGTGCTCGGCTTCGTGATCGTCTACCAGCAGATCGAGAACTACCTGCTGCACCCGAGGATCACCGCCCGCACGGTGGACGTGCACCCCGCGGTGGCGTTCGGATCGGTGATCGCCGGGGCGGCGCTGCTCGGCGCGGTGGGCGCGCTGATCGCCATCCCGGCGGCCGCGACCCTGCAGGGCTTCGTCGGGACGTACGTCCGCCGCTACGAGGTGGCCACCGATCCGCGGATCGACCGTGGCGAGGCGCGCAGGGGTCGCAGGGAGCGCAGAAGACAGGCCGCGCTCCGTCTCCGGCGCATGGTCGGTGGCGGATCTCCCGACGAACCCGCAGGTCAGGGCCGTGTGGACGAGCCGGCCTAG
- the recA gene encoding recombinase RecA, whose amino-acid sequence MAGTDREKALETALAQIERQFGKGSVMRLGEKANEPIDVIPTGSTALDVALGVGGIPRGRVVEIYGPESSGKTTLTLHLAANAQRLGGTVAFVDAEHALDPEYAKKLGVDTDALLVSQPDTGEQALEITDMLIRSGAIDLVIIDSVAALVPRAEIEGEMGDSHVGLQARLMSQALRKIAGALNQSGTTAVFINQLREKIGVMFGSPETTTGGRALKFYASVRLDIRRIETLKDGTEAVGNRTRVKVVKNKVAAPFKQAEFDILYGVGISREGGLIDMGVEHGFIRKSGAWYTYEGDQLGQGKENARNFLRDNPQLADEIEKKIKTKLGIGPKQEGDAAAPAAPAAEAPVAPAKTAAAKKTAAAAKA is encoded by the coding sequence ATGGCAGGTACGGACCGCGAGAAGGCCCTTGAGACCGCACTCGCCCAGATCGAGCGGCAGTTCGGCAAGGGCTCGGTGATGCGCCTCGGTGAGAAGGCCAACGAGCCGATCGACGTGATCCCCACCGGGTCCACCGCCCTCGACGTCGCCCTGGGCGTCGGCGGCATCCCGCGCGGCCGCGTCGTGGAGATCTACGGCCCGGAGTCCTCCGGCAAGACCACGCTGACCCTGCACCTGGCGGCCAACGCCCAGCGTCTCGGCGGCACCGTGGCCTTCGTCGACGCCGAGCACGCCCTCGACCCCGAGTACGCCAAGAAGCTCGGCGTGGACACCGACGCCCTGCTGGTCAGCCAGCCGGACACCGGTGAGCAGGCCCTGGAGATCACCGACATGCTGATCCGCTCCGGCGCGATCGACCTGGTGATCATCGACTCCGTCGCGGCGCTCGTCCCGCGCGCCGAGATCGAGGGCGAGATGGGCGACTCGCACGTCGGCCTCCAGGCCCGCCTGATGAGCCAGGCGCTGCGCAAGATCGCCGGTGCGCTCAACCAGTCCGGCACGACCGCGGTGTTCATCAACCAGCTCCGCGAGAAGATCGGCGTGATGTTCGGCTCCCCGGAGACCACCACCGGTGGCCGTGCGCTGAAGTTCTACGCCTCCGTCCGCCTGGACATCCGCCGGATCGAGACGCTGAAGGACGGCACCGAGGCGGTCGGTAACCGCACCCGCGTCAAGGTGGTCAAGAACAAGGTCGCCGCGCCGTTCAAGCAGGCCGAGTTCGACATCCTCTACGGCGTCGGCATCAGCCGCGAGGGCGGCCTGATCGACATGGGCGTCGAGCACGGCTTCATCCGCAAGTCCGGCGCCTGGTACACCTACGAGGGCGACCAGCTGGGCCAGGGCAAGGAGAACGCGCGGAACTTCCTGCGGGACAACCCCCAGCTCGCCGACGAGATCGAGAAGAAGATCAAGACCAAGCTCGGCATCGGCCCCAAGCAGGAGGGCGACGCCGCGGCTCCCGCGGCCCCCGCCGCCGAGGCCCCGGTGGCGCCCGCCAAGACGGCCGCCGCCAAGAAGACGGCAGCAGCCGCCAAGGCCTGA
- a CDS encoding regulatory protein RecX, with amino-acid sequence MHDPARPSGPAVAAAGSDDSGPPDWFAAAALPEDRPRDDASTEGAAGAPALTDVPGLRTAAELAGGRRRRRTALAPEADPHTGSAADPSAGPAGDGPAPARPAGRRRGRRPADGDGPPEASTATARSGRGARAAQDTDPESRARDICLRLLTGTPRTRRQLADALRKREIPDDVATGVLDRFEEVGLIDDGAFAEAWVDARHAQRGLARRALGRELRNRGVSGELVEAALTRVDPEDEAASARVLVDRRLPATRGLEPQVRIRRLVAMLARRGYAEGLAFRVVREAMGEEDTLGEEGEGFGEDW; translated from the coding sequence ATGCACGATCCCGCCCGCCCGTCGGGCCCGGCCGTCGCGGCAGCCGGGTCCGACGACAGCGGCCCTCCCGACTGGTTCGCCGCCGCCGCGCTGCCCGAGGACAGGCCACGCGACGACGCGTCGACCGAGGGCGCGGCCGGTGCCCCGGCGCTGACCGACGTCCCCGGGCTGCGCACCGCCGCCGAGCTCGCCGGTGGCCGGCGCCGCCGGCGCACGGCCCTCGCGCCCGAGGCCGACCCGCACACCGGGTCGGCCGCCGACCCGTCCGCCGGCCCGGCCGGTGACGGGCCGGCACCCGCCCGCCCGGCCGGGCGCCGCCGCGGCCGCCGCCCGGCCGACGGCGACGGGCCGCCCGAGGCGTCCACCGCGACGGCCCGTTCCGGCCGCGGCGCCCGGGCAGCCCAGGACACCGACCCGGAGAGCCGGGCCCGTGACATCTGCCTGCGCCTGCTCACCGGCACCCCGCGCACCCGGCGGCAGCTCGCCGACGCCCTGCGCAAACGGGAGATCCCCGACGACGTCGCCACCGGGGTGCTCGACCGCTTCGAAGAGGTCGGCCTGATCGACGACGGCGCCTTCGCCGAGGCCTGGGTCGACGCCCGGCACGCCCAGCGCGGCCTCGCCCGCCGCGCGCTCGGCCGCGAGCTGCGCAACCGCGGGGTCTCCGGCGAACTCGTCGAGGCCGCCCTCACCCGGGTCGACCCGGAGGACGAGGCCGCCTCCGCCCGCGTCCTGGTGGACCGGCGGCTGCCGGCCACCCGCGGGCTGGAGCCGCAGGTGCGGATCCGCCGCCTGGTCGCGATGCTCGCCCGGCGCGGCTACGCCGAGGGCCTGGCCTTCCGCGTCGTCCGCGAGGCAATGGGCGAGGAGGACACCCTGGGGGAGGAGGGTGAAGGCTTTGGCGAGGACTGGTGA
- the rny gene encoding ribonuclease Y: protein MRIAMGTGSVASLMLTGVLGLVLALTWLMIRRLQAAQRRAVGEAERARTWAETQAARLRTELDRREERLTEELRRLRAQEDELDRRAAELEGSRAALDELESERRRALERAAGLTEARARDELTRAVEAEARREAAVTVREIERRAKSEGDQRAREIIAGSIQRMAAEHTAETVVTSFRLPSEDMKGRVIGREGRNIRAFEAVTGVNLIVDDTPELVQLSCFDPVRREAARLTLDALTADGRINPLRIEEVHERSRAEVERLCVRAGEDALLAVQIDTMEPELLRTLGTLRYRTSYGQNVLAHLVESAHIAGMMAAELGVDPELVRRSALLHDIGKALSHDLPGSHAAIGAEFARRHGESSEVVHAIEAHHGEIEPKTVEAVLTQAADACSGGRPGARRESLEMYVRRLERLEEIARAHDGVSKVFAMQAGREVRVMVQPELVDDLRAQTIARDVARQVREELTYPGQIRITVVRESRATEFAR from the coding sequence ATGAGGATCGCAATGGGCACCGGATCGGTGGCCTCCCTGATGCTCACGGGCGTGCTCGGCCTCGTCCTGGCACTCACCTGGCTGATGATCCGTCGGCTCCAGGCCGCCCAGCGGCGCGCCGTCGGCGAGGCCGAGCGGGCCCGCACCTGGGCCGAGACCCAGGCCGCCCGGCTGCGCACCGAACTCGACCGCCGCGAGGAGCGCCTCACCGAGGAGCTGCGCCGGCTGCGCGCCCAGGAGGACGAGCTCGACCGCCGCGCCGCCGAGCTCGAAGGGAGCCGGGCCGCCCTCGACGAGCTGGAGTCGGAGCGGCGACGGGCCCTGGAGCGGGCCGCCGGGCTGACCGAGGCCCGCGCCCGGGACGAGCTCACCCGTGCCGTCGAGGCGGAGGCGCGCCGCGAGGCCGCCGTCACCGTCCGGGAGATCGAGCGCAGGGCGAAGTCCGAGGGCGACCAGCGGGCCCGGGAGATCATCGCCGGTTCGATCCAGCGGATGGCCGCCGAGCACACCGCGGAGACCGTCGTGACGTCGTTCCGGCTGCCCAGCGAGGACATGAAGGGCCGGGTGATCGGCCGCGAGGGCCGCAACATCCGTGCCTTCGAGGCGGTCACCGGGGTGAACCTGATCGTCGACGACACCCCCGAGCTGGTGCAGCTGTCGTGCTTCGACCCGGTCCGCCGCGAGGCGGCCCGGCTCACCCTCGACGCCCTGACCGCCGACGGCCGGATCAACCCGCTGCGGATCGAGGAAGTCCACGAGCGGAGCCGGGCCGAGGTCGAGCGGCTCTGCGTCCGGGCCGGTGAGGACGCCCTGCTGGCCGTGCAGATCGACACCATGGAGCCGGAACTCCTGCGGACCCTCGGCACCCTGCGCTACCGCACCTCCTACGGGCAGAACGTGCTGGCGCACCTCGTCGAGTCGGCCCACATCGCCGGCATGATGGCCGCCGAGCTGGGGGTCGACCCCGAGCTCGTCCGGCGCTCGGCGCTGCTGCACGACATCGGCAAGGCGCTCAGCCACGACCTGCCGGGCAGTCACGCCGCGATCGGCGCCGAATTCGCGCGGCGGCACGGCGAGTCCTCCGAGGTGGTGCACGCCATCGAGGCGCACCACGGCGAGATCGAGCCGAAGACGGTGGAGGCCGTCCTCACCCAGGCCGCGGACGCCTGCTCCGGCGGCCGCCCCGGGGCGCGCCGGGAGTCGCTGGAGATGTACGTGCGGCGGCTGGAGCGGCTGGAGGAGATCGCCCGGGCGCACGACGGCGTCTCCAAGGTGTTCGCGATGCAGGCGGGCCGCGAGGTCCGGGTGATGGTCCAGCCCGAGCTGGTCGACGACCTGCGGGCGCAGACCATCGCCCGGGACGTCGCCCGCCAGGTC